Proteins from a genomic interval of Bradyrhizobium sp. CCGB01:
- a CDS encoding DUF1499 domain-containing protein, producing MARRFSTPYQSEPVSSLASWARNLAVFAVVAVVVSIIIVRFDFLEMKPALMTFFAGLAIAGLSILFGLAGFAAIWQNGSRGMARILLAFLIDGAILAYPAYLGLQYRKLPPIYDITTNPIDPPRFDALSHVRTGDGTNTAVYAGLYSAEQQRQFYPDIEPIELEIPVDRAYAIARQLVIKRKWLVIDEREPQPPRRIGRIEAVARTPIMGFREDVSIRVVPDGDDSRVDIRSASRYFDSDFGSNAARVKKFIDDLNTAADADALKPVKKTPVAPPKAPAKTVKK from the coding sequence ATGGCCCGCAGGTTTTCCACTCCCTATCAGTCGGAGCCCGTGTCCAGCCTCGCGAGCTGGGCGCGTAATCTGGCCGTGTTCGCGGTGGTGGCAGTGGTGGTCTCGATCATCATCGTCCGCTTCGACTTCCTGGAGATGAAACCGGCGCTGATGACGTTCTTCGCCGGGCTTGCGATCGCCGGCCTCTCGATCCTGTTTGGGCTCGCGGGCTTTGCCGCGATCTGGCAGAACGGCTCGCGCGGCATGGCGCGCATCCTGCTCGCCTTCCTCATCGACGGCGCGATCCTCGCTTATCCGGCTTATCTCGGCCTGCAATACCGCAAGCTGCCTCCGATCTACGACATCACCACCAACCCGATCGACCCGCCGCGCTTCGACGCGCTGTCGCACGTGCGCACCGGGGATGGCACCAACACCGCCGTGTATGCCGGCCTCTATTCGGCCGAGCAGCAGCGCCAGTTCTATCCCGACATCGAGCCGATCGAGCTGGAGATCCCGGTCGATCGGGCCTATGCGATCGCGCGCCAGCTCGTCATCAAGCGCAAATGGCTCGTCATCGACGAGCGTGAGCCGCAGCCGCCGCGCCGCATCGGCCGCATCGAGGCGGTGGCACGGACGCCGATCATGGGGTTCCGCGAGGACGTCTCGATCCGGGTCGTGCCCGACGGTGACGATTCCCGTGTCGATATCCGCTCGGCCTCGCGCTATTTCGACAGTGATTTCGGCAGCAACGCCGCACGCGTCAAAAAATTCATCGACGATCTCAACACCGCCGCCGACGCCGACGCGCTGAAACCGGTGAAGAAGACGCCGGTCGCACCGCCGAAGGCACCGGCGAAGACGGTGAAGAAGTGA
- a CDS encoding fatty-acid--CoA ligase — protein sequence MLGLMQDWPLLCHRIIEHAARIHGKQEVVTRSVEGPIHRTTYGEIHKRALKVSQVLERDGIKLGDRVATIAWNTWRHLEVWYGIMGIGAICHTVNPRLFPEQIAWIINHAQDRIVMTDITFVPVLEKIADKLPSVERYVVLTDKAHMPQTTLKNVVAYEDWIAEADGNFRWKDFDENTAAAMCYTSGTTGDPKGVLYSHRSNVLHALMANNVDALGTSASETMLPVVPLFHANSWGIAFSAPSQGTKLVMPGAKLDGASVYELLSTEKVTHTAGVPTVWLMLLQHMAANNLKLPDLKMVICGGSAMPRSMIKAFLDMGSNVRHAWGMTEMSPIGSVAALKPPFQNATGDAKLDVLQMQGYAPFAVEMKITDDAGKELPWDGTTFGRLKVSGPAVAKAYFRIDTDILDEEGFFDTGDVATIDEAGYMRITDRSKDVIKSGGEWISSIDLENLAVGHPAVAEAAVIGVFHPKWDERPLLIVQLKQGQQASREDILKFMDGKIAKWWMPDDVAFVDGIPHTATGKILKTALRDQFKDYRFPNAAA from the coding sequence ATGCTTGGTTTGATGCAAGATTGGCCCCTGCTCTGCCACCGGATCATCGAACACGCCGCCAGGATTCATGGCAAGCAGGAGGTCGTTACGCGATCGGTCGAGGGACCGATCCATCGCACCACTTATGGCGAAATCCACAAGCGCGCGCTCAAGGTCTCGCAAGTGCTGGAGCGCGACGGCATCAAGCTCGGCGACCGTGTCGCAACGATCGCCTGGAACACCTGGCGCCATCTCGAGGTCTGGTACGGCATCATGGGGATCGGCGCTATCTGCCATACCGTCAATCCCCGCCTTTTCCCCGAGCAGATCGCCTGGATCATCAATCATGCGCAGGACCGCATCGTGATGACCGACATCACCTTCGTTCCGGTCCTGGAGAAGATCGCCGACAAGCTGCCGAGCGTGGAACGCTACGTCGTGCTCACCGACAAGGCGCACATGCCGCAGACGACGCTGAAGAATGTGGTCGCCTACGAGGACTGGATCGCGGAGGCCGACGGCAACTTCAGATGGAAGGACTTTGACGAGAACACGGCAGCCGCGATGTGCTACACGTCCGGCACCACGGGCGATCCGAAGGGTGTGCTGTATTCGCATCGCTCCAACGTGCTGCATGCGCTGATGGCGAACAATGTCGATGCCCTCGGCACCAGCGCGTCCGAGACAATGCTCCCGGTGGTGCCGCTGTTCCATGCCAATAGCTGGGGCATCGCGTTCTCGGCACCCTCGCAAGGCACCAAGCTGGTGATGCCCGGCGCCAAGCTCGACGGCGCCTCGGTCTACGAGCTGCTCTCGACCGAGAAGGTGACGCACACGGCGGGCGTGCCCACCGTGTGGCTGATGCTGCTGCAGCACATGGCCGCCAACAATCTGAAGCTGCCGGACCTGAAGATGGTGATCTGCGGCGGCTCGGCGATGCCGCGCTCGATGATCAAGGCCTTCCTCGACATGGGCTCGAACGTGCGCCATGCCTGGGGTATGACCGAGATGAGCCCGATCGGCAGCGTCGCGGCGTTGAAGCCGCCGTTCCAGAATGCGACCGGCGATGCCAAACTCGACGTGCTCCAGATGCAGGGCTATGCGCCCTTCGCGGTGGAGATGAAGATCACCGACGATGCCGGCAAGGAATTGCCGTGGGATGGTACGACCTTCGGCCGCCTGAAAGTTTCCGGCCCCGCCGTCGCCAAGGCCTACTTCCGCATCGACACTGACATCCTCGACGAGGAAGGCTTCTTCGACACCGGCGACGTCGCGACCATCGACGAGGCCGGCTACATGCGGATCACCGACCGCTCCAAGGACGTGATCAAGTCCGGCGGCGAGTGGATCTCCTCGATCGACCTCGAAAACCTCGCGGTCGGCCATCCCGCCGTTGCGGAAGCCGCGGTGATCGGCGTGTTCCATCCCAAATGGGACGAGCGGCCGCTGCTGATCGTGCAGCTCAAGCAGGGCCAGCAGGCCAGCCGCGAGGACATCCTGAAGTTCATGGACGGCAAGATCGCCAAATGGTGGATGCCCGACGACGTCGCCTTCGTCGACGGCATTCCGCACACCGCCACCGGCAAGATCCTGAAGACGGCGCTGCGCGACCAGTTCAAGGATTACCGCTTTCCGAACGCCGCGGCGTAA